GGCAAATAGCTTTGGAAGCAGGACGATTGGGCTTCCGCTTTCCTCGGCGCTAGAGCCTGCCGGTCTACCGTACTGTCACCAGCTCCTGGCTTTCTAGCATCCGGACCGGGGAAATGACCTTTTCATCTAGGGGAATCTGCTTGCCGTACCGCTCCCGCAGTTTGGCCTGCACGGCCGGGTGGCTCAGGTCAAACTCCCGCAGCGTCTGAAGCTGGCCGATTTCGCGGCCGGTGGCGGTTTTGTACATCTTCCAGAGCAGTTCCGAGCAGTAAATTCGCTCGTCGCTCCAGCCGAAGTATAGGTCGTAGTTTTTGCCCGCGTACTGCTGACCGGCGGCTTGCAGGCGCTGCAAGGCGGTGGGCGTCAGTACTGTTTCGGCGTCGCGCAGACGCTTTACTACGAATTTGCCATCCTTGCCGCGGGCTACCCACTTGGTCAGGGAAGTTTCGCTCACCGGCTGCACGGCCTCAAATACCCGCCACTCCGAACCTCGCCGAAACAGGATGCCGCAGTGGCTGTACTCCGACTTCGTGGCCAACTGAATGGCCCGGCTCTGCGCCGACTGTGAGGTCTGGAAAATCAGGTCCCCATCGTGAAGTTTGGGCGCCACCTGGGTCACGGCGGCAGAAGCCTGACGCATGGCCTGGTAGCGGCCAACCCGACGGGCCACGCGGGGGTAAGCCACGCCAGCCACCAGCAGAAAAACAAGCAAGGCCGCCGCTACAGCGCTTCTAAATGAAATTTTTGACTGGGCAGCAAGGGCCATAGGAAACGGTGATGGTCCATCAAACCTACCCACAAACCCTGGTTTGGACAAGGAATTACCGGCTGACTTCTCCGCGCTGCACTGAGTGTAGTGGCTACTTCTGTACCTCGGCCACCGTAGCTTCTGCCGCGGCCGGATTGGCGGCTACGCTCAAGGCTGTACCCACGGCTGCGCCGGCTACGGATTTGCGCAGCTGCAACTGGAGCTCAGGCTTGGCAGTTGTCCCGTTCCAGCCCGTGACTTTGCCCCGCACGGGCGCGCCCAGCGTGTTGGCCAGCGCCACCTGCACACTGTCGCCGGGGTGCAGCTGCTGGGCTGCGGCCGGGGTCAGGCGCACGAGTAGGCGGGTTTGGTCGGTAAGGGTGGTTAAGGGTGCTTGGGGCGTGAGCAGTTCGCCCACCTGCACCGTG
Above is a genomic segment from Hymenobacter cellulosivorans containing:
- a CDS encoding YiiX family permuted papain-like enzyme; this translates as MLVFLLVAGVAYPRVARRVGRYQAMRQASAAVTQVAPKLHDGDLIFQTSQSAQSRAIQLATKSEYSHCGILFRRGSEWRVFEAVQPVSETSLTKWVARGKDGKFVVKRLRDAETVLTPTALQRLQAAGQQYAGKNYDLYFGWSDERIYCSELLWKMYKTATGREIGQLQTLREFDLSHPAVQAKLRERYGKQIPLDEKVISPVRMLESQELVTVR